A DNA window from Helianthus annuus cultivar XRQ/B chromosome 15, HanXRQr2.0-SUNRISE, whole genome shotgun sequence contains the following coding sequences:
- the LOC110912748 gene encoding 2S seed storage protein-like, producing the protein MAMAKLILLAIAFASVVAFVSAHTTIITTTIIDDDDQNPISQQQECRQRVQEREFNQCESYLLEGQTSFDDNKHKKKHQEQEQEQGLQQCCNELQNVDKECQCEAVKKVFRDVQHQRGGGDYGSQEIQQLKHKAQNLPNQCKLKTKRCQIGTIITTTAGNPFWPLGSKQCTKSEVQGRVNQCRRYVEKEIFGRPRTLVMSINKREQEQQGLQECCNELQNMRKECQCEAMKEVMRQTKQQGGKQDEQMQVVRHVLQNLPNQCGLDVQQCHIPNEMF; encoded by the exons ATGGCAATGGCAAAGCTGATACTTCTAGCCATCGCATTCGCCTCCGTAGTAGCCTTTGTTTCCGCCCATACAACCataatcaccaccaccatcatcgacGACGATGACCAGAATCCAATCTCACAACAGCAGGAATGTAGGCAACGGGTACAGGAACGAGAGTTCAACCAGTGTGAGAGTTACCTCCTTGAGGGTCAAACATCTTTCGATGATAACAAGCATAAGAAAAAGCACCAGGAGCAAGAGCAAGAGCAAGGCCTCCAGCAGTGCTGCAACGAGCTCCAAAACGTCGACAAGGAGTGCCAGTGTGAGGCGGTCAAGAAGGTGTTCCGAGACGTTCAACACCAACGTGGAGGAGGAGACTATGGTTCACAGGAGATTCAACAGTTGAAGCACAAGGCTCAGAACCTCCCTAACCAATGCAAACTCAAAACAAAACGATGCCAAATTggaaccatcatcaccaccaccgccGGCAACCCTTTCTGGCCCTTGGGCTCAAAACAATGCACCAAAAGTGAGGTCCAAGGACGAGTCAACCAATGTCGAAG GTACGTGGAAAAAGAAATATTTGGCAGGCCTAGAACACTTGTGATGAGCATCAATAAACGTGAACAAGAGCAGCAAGGCCTCCAAGAATGCTGCAATGAGCTCCAAAACATGAGAAAGGAGTGTCAGTGCGAGGCGATGAAGGAGGTAATGAGGCAAACCAAGCAACAAGGTGGTAAGCAGGATGAGCAGATGCAAGTGGTGCGGCATGTGCTTCAGAATCTGCCCAACCAGTGCGGTTTAGATGTCCAGCAATGCCACATCCCGAATGAGATGTTCTGA